A genomic window from Algoriphagus sp. Y33 includes:
- a CDS encoding amidohydrolase family protein, giving the protein MKNNILVYIVFLFLLPLTTRGQWVSTPGKPQEKAIILKGGTIHLGNGEVLARTDLVFEDGLIKAVGTDLTVESDMEVIDVVGQHVYPGLILPDSRIGLTEISAFRATSDYAEEGEYLPNINTAYAYTVDSEVIPTLRFNGVLVAEVAPSGGVISGVSSVMELDGWNWEYALVQSAGMHLNWPAKKSRRFDRASGAITLEDSKSYPETVSELKSMFSDAISYGERAEKNRNLKLEAMQPLLNRKMKLFIHCEDAYGIVESVRYFKSLSLDGLVIVTGEAALKVKDFLAEEKVPVVLPPTLSLPGGIDMDYDMRYKLPALLTKAGVKVALSHAGSITESRNLPFYAGVAAAFGLEKEEALKLVTSNTADILGVGDLMGTLEVGKQATLLISKGDIMEIATNDVVQAFIRGQKTVLKNKQQEMYEKYAEKYADEKD; this is encoded by the coding sequence ATGAAAAATAACATACTGGTATATATAGTATTCCTATTTCTCCTGCCCTTGACGACAAGGGGACAATGGGTATCCACACCCGGGAAACCGCAAGAAAAAGCAATCATACTAAAAGGAGGGACTATCCACTTAGGAAACGGTGAAGTGCTTGCAAGAACGGACTTGGTTTTTGAAGATGGCCTGATAAAGGCAGTTGGAACGGACCTGACAGTGGAAAGTGACATGGAAGTGATTGACGTCGTCGGACAGCATGTGTATCCAGGACTTATTTTGCCTGACTCCAGGATCGGACTGACCGAAATAAGTGCTTTCAGGGCAACAAGTGACTATGCCGAGGAAGGAGAATATCTTCCAAATATCAACACCGCTTACGCGTATACTGTAGATTCGGAGGTTATCCCTACACTACGCTTTAACGGCGTGTTGGTAGCTGAAGTGGCTCCGTCCGGAGGAGTGATTTCAGGAGTGTCTTCAGTCATGGAACTTGATGGTTGGAACTGGGAATATGCTTTGGTACAAAGCGCCGGAATGCATCTGAATTGGCCCGCAAAAAAATCAAGAAGATTTGATAGGGCAAGTGGAGCCATCACTTTAGAGGACAGCAAATCGTATCCAGAAACCGTCTCGGAACTGAAAAGCATGTTCAGTGATGCGATCAGCTATGGAGAGAGAGCTGAAAAGAACCGGAATCTAAAATTGGAAGCAATGCAGCCTTTACTAAACCGTAAAATGAAGCTGTTCATCCATTGTGAAGATGCCTATGGGATAGTGGAGAGTGTGCGCTATTTTAAATCGCTGAGTCTCGACGGGCTTGTCATCGTAACTGGGGAAGCAGCCCTGAAGGTGAAGGACTTTTTAGCTGAAGAAAAAGTTCCGGTAGTACTCCCACCTACTTTGAGCTTGCCCGGTGGAATTGATATGGATTATGATATGCGCTATAAGTTACCGGCCTTATTGACCAAAGCAGGAGTGAAGGTCGCCCTTAGCCATGCGGGGAGTATCACAGAGTCCCGTAACCTTCCATTCTATGCAGGCGTAGCGGCTGCATTTGGATTGGAGAAAGAGGAGGCACTCAAACTGGTGACAAGCAATACTGCCGACATATTAGGTGTGGGAGATTTGATGGGGACGTTGGAAGTGGGCAAGCAGGCTACCTTGCTTATTTCCAAAGGGGATATTATGGAAATAGCTACAAATGATGTTGTTCAGGCATTTATCCGTGGACAAAAAACTGTACTAAAGAACAAGCAACAAGAAATGTATGAGAAGTACGCTGAAAAATATGCGGATGAGAAGGATTAA